In a single window of the Clarias gariepinus isolate MV-2021 ecotype Netherlands chromosome 16, CGAR_prim_01v2, whole genome shotgun sequence genome:
- the foxj1a gene encoding forkhead box protein J1-A, with translation MLSLSCMDSWAKGSVGLEEEAVSPATKANNLNNSSSDNLDDSLTSLQWLQEFSIIPGRQQEISTNQHQSNLFEQQLDGEAPTSPLAGDLASIGMPLTPGKPTATAVPALPSLVSHGHCPDDVDYKTNPHVKPPYSYATLICMAMQASKKSKITLSCIYKWITDNFCYFRHADPTWQNSIRHNLSLNKCFIKVPRQKGEPGKGGFWKIDPEYAERLLTGAYRKRRMPPVQINPALKKQLRMISQPMMTVPAHAMGVLHVSPESQQLLEEFEEVIGPDQNWDPCLAENTSFDCWSTLKGHKRKQPYSPRGGGAKAVCRSSSPLLALEEPKILGSLKGNFDWDALLNSTLNGDLCLNEGGPLSPIPQDQDLMVHGIHVSSLETYVSTAESMLIETQKDSDVDFDEETFLATEFLQSPWTEEEEGTQSDFLSTSTVNINQLFDLGDSLSDNIANKIESLL, from the exons ATGCTGTCATTGAGCTGTATGGATTCGTGGGCCAAGGGCTCAGTGGGGCTTGAGGAGGAAGCAGTCAGTCCTGCTACAAAGGCCAACAACCTAAATAACAGCAGTTCTGACAACCTTGATGACAGCTTGACTAGTCTGCAGTGGTTGCAGGAATTCTCTATTATTCCTGGAAGGCAACAGGAGATTTCGACCAACCAACATCAGAGCAACCTCTTTGAGCAGCAGCTGGATGGAGAAGCCCCTACATCTCCTCTAGCAGGTGACCTTGCCTCCATAGGCATGCCACTGACCCCTGGTAAGCCCACAGCAACAGCAGTTCCTGCCCTGCCCAGCTTGGTTTCACATGGACACTGCCCAGATGATGTTGACTACAAGACGAACCCTCATGTCAAGCCACCATACTCGTATGCCACCCTCATATGCATGGCTATGCAGGCAAGCAAGAAAAGTAAAATCACACTGTCATGTATCTATAAGTGGATTACTGACAACTTCTGCTACTTCCGCCATGCTGACCCTACCTGGCAG aATTCCATCAGGCACAATCTTTCACTGAATAAATGCTTCATAAAAGTTCCAAGGCAGAAGGGTGAGCCAGGAAAGGGTGGATTCTGGAAGATTGATCCTGAATATGCTGAGCGACTCCTAACTGGGGCTTACAGGAAGCGAAGGATGCCTCCAGTACAGATTAACCCAgctcttaaaaaacaactcagAATGATTTCACAGCCAATGATGACTGTGCCAGCACATGCCATGGGTGTTCTCCATGTTAGTCCAGAGTCACAGCAGCTCTTAGAAGAATTCGAGGAAGTCATTGGACCTGACCAGAACTGGGATCCTTGTCTAGCGGAAAATACTTCATTTGATTGCTGGAGTACATTAAAAGGCCACAAACGAAAACAGCCATATAGCCCCCGGGGTGGAGGTGCCAAAGCTGTGTGTCGCTCTAGCTCCCCACTGTTGGCCCTGGAGGAACCAAAAATTCTGGGATCATTAAAGGGTAATTTTGACTGGGATGCTCTGCTAAATTCAACCCTGAATGGGGATTTGTGCCTGAATGAGGGTGGTCCGTTGAGCCCAATACCACAAGATCAGGACCTCATGGTACATGGCATTCATGTAAGCTCCCTGGAGACCTATGTTAGTACTGCAGAGAGCATGCTAATAGAAACACAAAAGGACAGTGATGTAGACTTTGACGAGGAGACATTTTTAGCCACAGAGTTTTTACAAAGCCCTTGGACAGAGGAAGAAGAGGGAACCCAATCTGATTTTCTTTCTACTTCAACTGTTAACATTAACCAACTCTTTGATCTTGGAGACTCACTCAGTGACAACATTGCTAATAAAATTGAATCTCTTCTCTAA